In the genome of Euleptes europaea isolate rEulEur1 chromosome 4, rEulEur1.hap1, whole genome shotgun sequence, the window TTGGCAGGACTAAGAGCTCTCCAGCTGGAAGATGGGAGGTATGGTGGATTCCATGGTGcagggaaatatatatttttagaaaggAAAAACTGGATCAAAATACATAATGCACTCTACTTTGAAGTAGGAATTAGTTGAGCTAAATCTAGTTTGAACACATAAACCATTGAACacctgaaactgccttatacttaaccataacaatggtccatcaaggtcagtattgtctaatcagactggcagtggctctccagggtctcaggaagagaacTTCCACATTACCCACaatctgatccttttagctggagatgccagggacttcctgcatgccaagcagatgctctactactgagccacagtccctcccctgggGGGAAGCAGTGGCATTATAAACAAGAGGAGGAATCTTCTTATTCACATGCTttatttcttcctcccttccttctgtgGAAGGCAAACTGAGACCAAGGCACTCCTCTGAGAGGAGTGGTGGTTCTCTTTTTGGCTTTTAATTTTAAGTGGCATAGAGAGGAGGGAGAAGATTTATATGGAGCAGAGGTACATTGGGGCTAAATATGTTCAGTCTGTCTTAGCTTCCCATTGAGTCTGTCTATGCTAAAGCTGAAAGGTCCGTGTGCTTCAATAATCAGATTCTCTAGACATCATGAACAATTATGCTAGCTTCAATATGTGCAGCTTACTGTTGAATATGCTTTAGCTGGATTGGTGTCTTGGTAAGCCATGCTCCCTGTTTACCCACATCTGGCCCTGATCTTTTGGCTTGTCTTTCAGGCTGACCAACCCTTTCTTGTTGTTCCGTCTGCCTGGTGTTATCTCCTTCCACAACAGGGCTTCTTTCACAAGCTATAGATTTGGTTTAGCTATAGATCTTTTCCCCCATTACTTGAATTGCCCCTCTTTTTATTTCTCAGTCTTTAGTACTTCAGCAATAGGCAAGTTCTCTCACTGACAACAAAGCAGGTGTTTGGTAATCCAGTATTTTGCAGGAAATGCCTGCTTCTGAAGAAAGCTTGAACTTTATTGAAGAGAAGAATTACCAAGGCAGAATGCATGTTTGTCTTCTATATTGTGCTAAGTGAATTCCTCCCATTGTCTCTGTAGAATGCTTTCCTGCCTCTGGAAAtattagaaaagggcaggagtccagtagcaccttaaagactaacaaaaatattttctggtagggtatgagttttggtatctgaagaagtgagctgtggctcacgaaagctcgtaccctaccagaaaatatttttgttagtctttaaggtgctactggactcttgcccttttctactactgcagacagactaacacggctacccactgtgaattatcttctggaAATATTGTGGGGGGTTTTCGTTTCATTTGAGTCTAAAGAGAGTTTACTTCCCATCAAATGGTACGCTTTTAAGGTAGTGTTTTATGTATGAAGAGGGGAAAGAGGATTCTAATTATTCAGAAGTCTAATTTTAGATCTAGTTTTTACTGGCGATTAAAGAAAGCAGTTGAAGGGAAACTGCACACATTTTACTTTAATGTATAAAGGTCATTAGGTTACTTTGCCAAAGTGCTTGTAATGCTATAGACAGAGATTGGTGCATCAGAGGAATACAGGCCAGTTATAAATTATTCAAGTTAAACATCCAAATGTAGATCTTAATCTTCTCACATGTGGGTTTTCTTTGTTATGGTACTTGCAGGTATACTTGAATTGTTTTCATTATGTACACATGGAAAGATTTTGACGAGCTTGGAAAGTCATATTTTTAGGTTGACTGGCCAGTTTGTTGATCAGTTTGAACACATTTTGAGCAGTAACTACTccataaaaatgtaacaaaagaCTGGTTTTATAGAAATCATAAAACTGCCTGTATTCAGCCACATATTCTAAATACTGAAGGATATGTGTTCTTAAAAAGGGGAATGATCTCCCTGCCCCTGGGCAGATCCTGAGGACCTGTTGGCCCGACCTATAACAAATATTTTGAGGGACTCAGTGGGCAACagcgggagggggaaatgggtacTGCATGGTTGGGTAGAGGCCAACATTAATTTGCTTCCGGTCTCCCATTGATACTCTGATTTGTGTTCATTCTGCTGTGGCTCTAGCTGCATTAACCTGTGGTAATTTGAATATCGTAGACACAGATGAGACAGAAAGGGATGGGTAATATCAAGCAGGAATTAGTGGGCAGGAATTAGTGGGCAGGGGTAGGGGTACACAGGGAAAAGAAATTTTCTCGCAGTCTGGCTGATTAGATAATTTGGTTGAGATGGGGCTTCTGTGTGTTGTTATTTACTAGCCTGTGGGCCTCCAGTAGTATTTGAAAGCACTTGAGAGAGAGTATAATAAATGCTACTAAAGCTACTAAAGAGCTAAAAATCTTATTTTCAGTGTTACATACCATAACAATTACGTATTGAATACTTGTGGCTTCCTCAGGGCCGATTTAGACATGGTGGATGTGTGGCTACCATGGTAACTCTAGAGCAGATGTGTGCCAGGTGTTCCCAGGCAGTTGGGGGCTTGATTCAGATTGGAACTATAGCATGCCAGGAGAAAGTTTTTAAGCCTTCCCCCGTACCATTTTCCTCACCTGAAACATCTCTGGGGAGCCCTGTTGTGGAAACTTGCATGTAGCCTTCCATACACGTAAATTTTTCCAAAAGGCAAAGAAGGGCACTTTTCTTTGAGTGCTGTGGtggccctgatctgaatcaggtccACATGCATTTGAGACTTAAATTCCCAGAGGGGAAGCTCCCAGAACATCACCAAAAGTCCATATGAATTTCATAATGTGTGAATCAACCCTAGTTTTTTACATACTGCCTGTATAAGTGTGGTTTCTCCATCTAATGTTTAATGTATTCTTGAATTTGATCAAAATGGGAGCATTTGTCACCAGATGTAAATTATCACTTGTATTTCTTTGAAGTTATCACAAGTCGCTGGGGTAAATTGCTGGGTGAGAAATTCTGCTGAGGATTGTTACAGTAACTTATCTGTAGCAATGTGATACAACAGCAGATGGAAGGATACATGCAATATAACCTTTCATTAAATATTGAAAGAAATAGCCAGATATTTATCTGGATAAGTTGTATGAGCTTCTCTTTCACTTCTGTTTATGTGTTGTGCAGAATACCAAAAAGATCATAACTGAGAATTATAATGCACATTCTTGTAGTGTCTTCATATGTGTGTGCTGATATTAACTTTGAACATTGGGATGAATTATGCCACTTTTCCTTTGGATGGGACTGTAGCCATGAAAAAGAGGCACACCAGTTTCCCCCAGGACTTTGGAAGCTTCTCTGATGGGTGCTCAATTTCCCTAAAAATGGGTATGTGGCCAAGGTTAAAGACCTCCTTGACTGGATGGAGATGAATAAAGTCACAGTTTTTGTCAGTGATTTAGTGTGGAGGGTCACCTTTATTTGGTTTAAGCTTCAGGTGCTTGATCTTACTACCTCCATTGATGGAGGTCTTTCATTGGCCTTAGAATCAGAGAGCATAGAAATGAGGAAGACACAAAACCATGAGGAGGCACTGCCATTCTGCTGAGCAATGGGCCCTATTACAAGTCAAAACAAGAAGCCTCTGTATCTTGTAGTGAGGGGAATAGGCAGAGGATCTGGCATTGTCCTGTAGCAGGTAACTTGAGAATTATCCCTTAGAAAACCACACTgcatttttctcttctctcccccccaccatgaagTAAAGGTGTCCAAATATAATTACTTTTAATGCTGCAATAATTGTTGCAAGCATATTCAGTATAACTTCAATATATTTTTCAGTTTTTGTGCAGTCCTTGATGGAAGTGAAAACGACATGAGATTTGTGTATTGTGCTTCTTGTATATGCTACATGCTCAACAACTGGTCAGGAATGGATACGAAGAAAGCCGTAGAGTACATTAGGAGAAGCATGGTGAGTTTTGTTAAGAAATGCAAGAATGCTTATTAGGAGCTCTATCCTGCTCTTGTTGAAACCACAACGAGATAAGATTGTTTTACTTGCGCTTACTTGTTTGTAGACTTCCATGAGGGAACTAAATAGACCATCCATGGAAGGATATTCAAGAAACCTGGGGTGGAACTGAAAAGGTTCTACTTCCTGCAGAGGCTAATAGTTGCAAAAATGGTTGAAGTTGGATTTGGGGGGTGGTTGAGGAAAGCCAAATTGATGACAGAAAAGGAGGCAGTGGGGCAGTGCATGCAGGTGTGTAACCCAGTCCTTATACTTTGTAATTTGCTTACACTTCGAGCCATTTGTTTTAATGCAAGAAGGTCAAAAATAGGTGTTTGGGGAGCATTTGGATAGTGAACCCCTTGCTTGCTGCCAGTTTGCTGGGGGAGAAGTAGTGGGCAGGGGTGCATGCTTAATTGTTTCCCAatgcactgtttttttttttaaactgtaatcTCTCTCCTTGCCCTAAATCACTTTTCTTCCAACTAAACATTCAGAATACAACTTCTAGGCCAGTAAGGAAAAGGGTCAAGCAGGGAAGGGCTAAACCCCTCCAAGCCATCTCTTCCCTGTAGATTACCCATTGCCCTGTTTTCACATGTCAGTGGCACTTACAGGGTTGGAGATCCTGTTTACCAGTGGACGTCTCATTCCATCCTGACTTGTCATGTGCACTAATGCTCCATCTGTTTCCCAGTACAATAGATTAGAATGTATAATTGGATGCCCTTGTTAGAATTTTCATTCTCATCTTCTTTGGAGTACTGGACTGTTACATCAATATGTTTTGTTTGCAGTGGTCATTTTTATGTTGAGGTGCTTGCATTGGTAACAGTGATATTTGAGATTTTTCATTTCCTGATACTTCATGACTGAGGTAGTGCAGTTGCTGTTGAACTCAGTTATTGCAGTAATATGTTATTATACTGGGATTCCTTATAGCAGATGCCCTGAAGCCTTGGAACCAGAGCTTTTTTCAGCATAAGGCAGTACAGATAATGGAAAATGAAAAATAATTCTGCTCAGAGCTATGTTTCTGAATATCTGAGGGGTTTGTATCTCATTATAGTGCAGACTAAATATAACATTGATGCAAATGATGGTGTTGGTCTTTCTGCAGTTCTAGATTGTTCTGATATGTCCCTTTATTACAGGCAAAATGCACATCATTGTTAGGAAGCTGCTACTAAACAAAGATATGGTTTTGTTTCTCTATATCTTACGTCACTATTTTGCAAGAAAATGAGACTTGTCAGAACTTTCCTTGGTAGTGCAAATTTGCATACTGGGGAACTTCATGTGATTTGGTTATGCAACAACAATTCTGCAAGTCAATAAATACATAGTATTGTACCACTCAGAGTCAACCACCGCAGAGTTAAGATTCTCTAGACTTTATGCCATCCCAAAGAGAAGCTTATCAGGTCTCCTTTTAAAACATCCTGAAAAACGTCTCCTGATTGCCATGACCATTAGATTGTGTGGTAATTTGAAACCCTTTGTGAAGTCTTAAATTCTGAACCAGTTGTGGTACAACACGAATCTAGTTTTGCTTGCCTTTTTCTCAGTGACTGTGCTGGATAGCTGTTCTCCCTCTTGATGAAAGTATTTTATATATCTCAAAGTGCTGCTGGTTCCTTACCATGAATCTTTTCTTGAAGTTAGATGTGCCCAATTCAGTAAACATGTCCAGTATATCTTGTCAGAACTTTCCTTGGCAGTGCAAATTGGCATACTGGAGAAGTTCATGGAGTTTGGTTAGGCAACAACAATTGATGTTTCTTCATTGTCTGCTGAATCCTTAGAATGTTGTTCTACTTAACATCTGTTTACTAAAATTGAACACAGTCTGCCTAACTAGCATGAAGTAAGGAAGATGTTAACTCAGGAGTTCTCAGCCTACTtgctgtgttaagtgccaccattTTTAAGTGCTTGCTGCATCACTGATTTATCTGAAATCGCCAGCCAACTAGTCAGATCTCATCTACACCTTCTGCTGCAAAATACAGAAAGCAATACTATCCTATTGATTTATGGAACTTGGGTTTGAGTGatgtgtattttcttccaaagaCCCACTTCCTCTTTGTGAAGAACTGCTTAATGGCCATATTCtaagttttcttttttaagcttTTCTCGTATTGTTTTCATGTACTCATGAGTCAGAACTCTTGAGTCATTCCCATGTTGACTGTGTTGACCATGGTTCCTCCTGGGATGGGAATGTTATATAAAATATGCGTGAACAGTTCCAAAAGCAGTGAAAGActttttatctatctatctatctatctatctatctatctatctatctatctatctatctatctatctatctatctatctatctatctataatttttttatttttataacataaaacataaacaaaaaataaaaaatggacaatacaaaagGGTACATACAAATTATTAAAAGTTCATAATACCCTCTTGTGTGGCTCACAcacttctgtttttttccttGAATTTGCTGTGTCGGATAGTATTGGGGCACATAAGCTTTAGCACTGTGATGTTCCACCTAGTGAAAACTTCAAGCAACAACATAGTTTGCAATGTGAGACATTTCAAAAAATGTTAAATTATTCAGCCTGTTTTAAAGATTTCCAGTACTGTAAAACATCAGGCTTTAGTTGTCCTTGATTGTAGTCTGATCACTGAATAGAAGGTATAGTTATCTATCCACACACGCAATTTATGTCTCTATACAATTAGACTTGTATAATAAGGCTATGAAGTGCATACCAGCAGTACTGAATTGAAGTCTGCTTTTGGTTTGGCTTTTCATACTTCCTAAAatgctatggggtcaccataattcagctgcaacttggcagcactttccaccatgagGCATATGATTGCAGTAACCTCTAGATGGTTGGAGGCTTGCACGCCCACATTTTAGAAGCTCTTAGTTCTCTATCAAGGATTGCAATGGACAGTTATCATACACAGATGAACATTAACACGGTTTCTTAAACCTTTAGGCAGATTAGTTTTGCACTTTTTGCTAATAGATCTGTTAGGTCTACCCTACAGATTAACTCTGTTCTTCTTGGTGTGGGTTTGATTTTATTCTTTTCCATATATCTCATCTTCTGCATGTCCTTTGTATGCTTCAGATTATCATAGGGCAGCTGAGTGACCTTTACGGAAGGGTAGGCATTATTCGCTGCTCCTCTTTATTCTTTCCCAATGCTGCCCTCAAGCAGCAGTCACAGTTGTTTGTAAATCAGCAGCTTTTGTGTCACTTTTTCATAATGGCAGTTACCTGGACCACTGTAACTGATTAGGAAGATTGTGTGTTTACACAAAGTATAAGTAAACCAAACATCTCATACGCTCAAAATGTCACTCTTTTCAACAATGCAGTTGTCACAATGGTAGGGGAGAGGAGGGCTATGGTATCCGAGACTAGGTTTTTTCATTGCCAGTAGTACAATGGAGGTCAGATGCGAACCTTGAATTGGCACTGGTGTGAGCTAACCACAGTAAGTACAGCGTAAGAACCCGCCACTTCCATTTGGCACAAATGTGCAGTACTCCACTGTGCATGAGCTTGTGGATAGCTGAGAACAGATGGATACAGTGTATCCGTGGTTCAAAAAGCAACTAGGATTTTAAAGCACACAATGCTGCATTTTCACATCAGATCATATTAAGTGGTGATGCTCTTTGGAATCAGAAAAGCATTGTACATATAGAAGTTTCATTGAAAGTATAAAGTGGTTTTGAAATTACCTGTGCAGGGAAGTCAAGTAAAAAGGCAAATCAAAAAGAAATGAAGCGGATAGGAAAACAGTTTTTAACATAGGCACATGGAACATCCAATGGAATGTATGTAATACTCAAATACTTAATACTTAAAATGCTCTGTGTAATTCAGATTGTGGAACAGGATGCAAGAGGAAAAGCCATACACCAAAATCCCTTCTGTTtctcagtataaagcagtggtACTCATTCCATGGTTTGAGGAGAGTCACTTTCACATTTACCATCAACCCAAGGAGCTACGCTTATTTCCATCCAAGCTTAAACAAAACTTGTGCTAAACGTTCATGTGAATaattatttatgtgtttatttgcttgcttgcttttcagTCCTATGATAATGGGCTTGCCCAAGGAGCTGGACTTGAATCACATGGTAAGAACATTAATGTAAATATCAGCCTCTTTACAACATCAGCAATTCAGTAGAATAATTTTTGGATCAAGGTTGCAAAGAGAATGTATCTTTTGAGAAGCTCTAATGTTGAAATGCCAACTAAATTTTTGAATCTGCAGAGACTTGCTCTTGTGAGAACAATAGCTGGTGTCCGGGGTTGGATGAGGCAGCCTCCCCCACGGTCGCTGCCAACGCTGCAGAAGGTGGTGGGGCCCTGGACTTAGGAGGGGCTGGGCGGTGTGCTGAAGTTTCCCTTCCCTGCCTGGGAATCTGTAATACATAATTACATTACTGAGTTTATAAAAATagttatttagttaaaattatacattttagttaaatttatactgtttttataaAATCAGTAATGTGATTACatattatatattacagattcctCTGAAGTAGCCTCTTGGGCGAAATGCTTGGGGAATTTTTATCTgagcaataaaatatttattactattattattttacctgttttgcaccattggccttggtcttattttttatctcctgtgactggtggggcccttttatttctccttagtAACATTTGAGCAATTTACTAACCCTTCTGTTTGAACATTAAACTGTGTTGGCCAGCcatctgttttttgtttcatgTTGGCTTCTCTGCCCAACTGAATGGCGTTATAGTGCTACATTGCAAATTTCAGATTGTCCTATTCTTCTTGATGCTTGTTTGTATACTGTATTTTGTATATGGTAGGGTTTTATATACTGTTCAAATTGAGCCTCATTAGTAACTGTGTAGACTAAAACACTCAAATCTTACAGGGGGTTCCACTTTTTGTGGTATTGCATCACTGTgcctgatgggtaaactggaagaAGTCTTCTCTGAGAGAGAACTTGACAGGATAAGAAGATGGTGCATCATGAGGCAGCAGAATGGCTATCACGGCCGGCCGAATAAGCCTGTAGACACCTGCTATTCATTTTGGGTAGGAGCAACTCTTAAGGTAATACAAAAGTAGAAATAAACACTAAAATCCTTAGTATACAAGTCAGCTCATTTTCCATTTGCATAGTTCATTGTTACTTCATGTAAATCTGACGTGCTActatataataaaatattattttataattcTAATAATATTTTTCTTAAAATAGTTGACTGCTTTTCCACATTCAAAGCAGTTACCAACAATCTGGTGCATAAAGAACAACCCAATAAGAGCAATACATTTTCAATTAAAGCAATCTACACATCTGTAAAAGCTAAAATAATTACCTAttggttaagaaaaataaaatcttgAAGTCCCTctaaaaagacaaaagtaatgttgTTGTCATCTCTTGAGGAATGTAAATGTAGTTCAATAAAATGGGCTGCTACAGAGACATCCTGCAATATCACTGCCTCAGTTCTaaatagtgggtagccgtgttagtctgtctgcagtagtagaaaagagcaagaatcgagtagcaccttaaagactaacaaaaatattttctggcagggtatgagctttcttgagccacaactcataccctgccagaaaatatttttgttagtctttaaggtgctactggactcttgctcttttcagttCTAAACAGTTGTGTTGAAAGTATCACCAACAGGCCCTCATTATTCCTATCTAAGACAATTGGCATGCATAGCTGGGATTATTCTCATGGTACTCGTGAGAGGTCAAGGTATAAAATGCATTAAAGTGATGCTCTGCTTTACTGCTAATTCCAATAAAGCTTGATAATACTTTtatggtaattttttaaaaaattggcttctttttcAGCTTCTGAAAATGTTTCAGTATACAAACTATGAAAAGAACAGGAATTACATATTATCAACCCAAGATCGCCTCGTTGGTGGATTTGCTAAATGGCCAGATAGTCATCcaggtaaattgccggggggggggaggggagagagaaagatatCCAAATACTTAAAACATGAGAGAGGAGTTTTCTGCTTTTGATAGGTACAAGAAAGAGGTTTCTGTAAAATATTCATGAGCTCTCAGTGACGCTAGTGCTTATGAATAATGGCTGAATATGTGATTTTGGTTTAGCAGACCATGCTAGCTGCAACTCTAGTTGCATGGCAAGCAGCAGAAGTAGAGTAGTGAAAAGGTGGGGGCCGGGTTTGTGGGCCATAGCAGATTATTCTGAATAGTGAAACCCATGCAGATTTTTAAGAGCTCCAAAAGGACCTCTACAAACTGTGTGAATTGACAAGAAAGTGGAAAACGGGTTCAATGTAAGTAAATACAAGATGATCCCAGTTTCACTCATACACCTCAGGACTGGCTGAAAGTATCCAGGAAAAGAATTTTGGGGGTTGTGGTGGATGTCGAAGCCCATTAGACACAATGGTAAAATGGAGCTTTTGTGAATAGAATACCAACTTCTGTAGACAGTCACGGGAGAAGTGGTGACTTTGCCCTGCCCTGTATTTCCTGTGGAAGCATCTGGTTGGGCTTTGTTGGAAACCAGAATCTGGACCATATGGACCAAAAGTACGATCCAGCAGGACTAATATTCTAACAGATATTAAAAGCCCTGGTAGTACAGTATACTACAGTATTAATAGCTGTACCCGTTGTTCTAGCTTCTGTTTAATCTTGCAGTTTTCTGAACTGGAGTGCCATGGCACTTATCGGTAGAGTTCCCACTGGGAACTTGCAACTGTGATAAGACTGCGAGTCTTTGGAGCAGACTTGTGTATGTTGTACtgtatagtttggccctcagtgagGCTGTGCTGGCATATTACCATTTTCTGATTTATAGCTATGTTTATGAACTATATAAAATGTGGAGTACCATGTATTGCTGTAAGAACAAAGGCACTCTTTTTCCTTCCTAATCttgattgttttttatttatccacacacacacacacacacaaacacatgcacacagagcTGTGCAAACACTCAGTTTTATGAAAGGTTTAAACTACTTGGAATAACCAAAGCTTTGACAATTAGGTTAAGATTTGAGTCTACTAAATCTGAAGATTAATTATCTACTTTGATTTTAACTGAGTAAGAGTACATTGTATTCCGTTTCAATTGGAGTACCTGGAATGCCCTTGAACAGCCTTCAAAACTCCAATTAAttagaaaaaagaaagggagccTTCCAGAAACGGACTGTTAGATGTCCCTTGGTTCTCTGTTTCCAGAGTGTTTTGCTTTTTCTTTGAATGCTGTTAACTCTCTGTTTAGAATTTCGGATGTTGAGATATCCTCAAAGTGAAAGCTGAGACCCATTTTTCCAGACCATGGATTGCATTTTGGCATTCATGCTCATTGGGGTTTATATCTGTAGGCAAAATGGACCTCCCATACATGAAGTTGAACACATCGATTGCAAGGCTGGGTGTGCTTCTTAACATTATTATGACCCACCTGCCCAAGGCTTGTGTTACTGGAAaagatttttttgcacaacttaCTTTGTGCCAGAACTTAGCTCTGGCATGTGGTTTCACTTGCTAGGGTTGAGCCCTGGAGCCTCTAAAGTCTATTAATTCCTCTGTGTTGATATCTCCTACTATAGAAGGACATTCTGCCAGGTCCAGGTAGCATCTTTTCCAGACTTCTGCTATTctacaggaaggtaggacagaaTAAGTTAATTTAAATAAGATAGTTTTCAGAGTTAGAACAACAGCAGTAGTCAGTTtcatctctgtttcagccagtgTGTTTTGGTGCCCTGCTTTGAGCCAGTATCTTCTGTACAGGATATTGCCTCAG includes:
- the PGGT1B gene encoding geranylgeranyl transferase type-1 subunit beta isoform X1 — its product is MPFNPSKGPGVSHPYDSGHIAMTYTGLSCLVILGDDLSRVNKEACLAGLRALQLEDGSFCAVLDGSENDMRFVYCASCICYMLNNWSGMDTKKAVEYIRRSMSYDNGLAQGAGLESHGGSTFCGIASLCLMGKLEEVFSERELDRIRRWCIMRQQNGYHGRPNKPVDTCYSFWVGATLKLLKMFQYTNYEKNRNYILSTQDRLVGGFAKWPDSHPDALHAYFGICGLSLMDESGIRKVHPALNVSTRTSERLQHLHQLWATKDSIQCSDDVHSAT
- the PGGT1B gene encoding geranylgeranyl transferase type-1 subunit beta isoform X3 — translated: MLDSLDVVNKENIIEWIYSLQVLPTEDRSNFHRCGFRGSSYLGMPFNPSKGPGVSHPYDSGHIAMTYTGLSCLVILGDDLSRVNKEACLAGLRALQLEDGSFCAVLDGSENDMRFVYCASCICYMLNNWSGMDTKKAVEYIRRSMSYDNGLAQGAGLESHGGSTFCGIASLCLMGKLEEVFSERELDRIRRWCIMRQQNGYHGRPNKPVDTCYSFWVGATLKLLKMFQYTNYEKNRNYILSTQDRLVGGFAKWPDSHPDALHAYFGICGLSLMDESGIRKVHPALNVSTRTSERLQHLHQLWATKDSIQCSDDVHSAT
- the PGGT1B gene encoding geranylgeranyl transferase type-1 subunit beta isoform X2, with product MLDSLDVVNKENIIEWIYSLQVLPTEDRSNFHRCGFRGSSYLGMPFNPSKGPGVSHPYDSGHIAMTYTGLSCLVILGDDLSRVNKEACLAGLRALQLEDGSFCAVLDGSENDMRFVYCASCICYMLNNWSGMDTKKAVEYIRRSMSYDNGLAQGAGLESHGGSTFCGIASLCLMGKLEEVFSERELDRIRRWCIMRQQNGYHGRPNKPVDTCYSFWVGATLKLLKMFQYTNYEKNRNYILSTQDRLVGGFAKWPDSHPEGHSARSR